The segment GTGACAAAGCTTTGTAATGAGTCTGTATATCTGTCAAACGCCGTTTCATGAGCAGGTGAATCGTATCCTCTGTTCTGTTAACCGGCCGTGACAATGTTGTATTGTTATCTTTTCCCCCTAGACTACAGTAGTGATTGTTCTGCTCGGAATAGGCTAACCAAATGAACAGCTCACTCATTTCAGGCCGTCAAACCTCTGTGTGGAATACACAACGAGGACAATCCAGCAATTTGGCGCAAGAGTCGTTTGAAATAACGACGGGGCGGAGTCGCGTGCATTTGTGTGGGATCACGTTTGACGATCTCCGAGAGCACTTCCACCCCTGTTCAGTGAAATGAATAACCATTCATTTACATTGTTGCCATTTAGCACACGCTTTTATCCGGAGTGATGTACAAGAGCAATTAGGGTGAAGCACCtttctcaagggcacattgacagattctTCACCTAGTCGACTCAGTGATTCGAACCAGCCACcgttcggttactggtccaacgctcttaaccgctaggctaccggCCACCCAATTCACACATCTCAGCTCAACTAAAAAGAAACAAATTGACATATGAGTTAACTTTCATGTTTTTGTTCTTCTACTTTAATAGACAACTCCGCTGTGAAAATGCTGGATTTCGTTTGATATTTCATTGCTCCTGGATATTAGATGCTGAAGTATACATGCTGTGGTGTAGATGTGGTCCATCTTGGTGGTTCAACCAAGTACTGTAAAGCTGTGTCATTAAATAGTGCAATGCTGAACCGTGTCTTCAATTGAAACCCAAGTTGTTTATCTAACTATCCCTACCTGACATATGCATTTCTTATAGAAGGTTTGTTTATCCAGCATGAATGGGGATATTTCTGTGTACTaagtgtggtgttgtgtgtaaAGTGGGCCTACTGTGTTTGTTGAGTATGCTGAGCCAGGTGGGGACTGAGGCCGCAAACAGCAGACATATCAGGGCTGGGAGCTCCGTTATGACTGGGAGGGGCTAGGAGCCAGTTCAACTGCTGCAGGAGCAGTagctgtgtgttaatgtgtgagACTTGGATAGTAGAGTGTGTTGAGGCTTCACGGGAGAAGGGAGAACACACAGCATTTTTATGATCTCAGTGTGATGGTTGACCTGccaggagacagagagattccGGGAACTACTGCTCTGGTGACCGACAGGAAGTAGCTCTAATCCTCCTCCACCTCAGCACTTTGGACACCCTCTCCTCTGTGGATTTTGGTTGGATTCTTCCTCTTTTTTTTTCTGAGCTGTCATGTTTTTTTGGATCTCGTAGAGTCTTTGTTTTAAATTCCAGACCTTCCTAAATGAATGGTGACATTTGGACTTGTTTTGCATCTACAATAAGTGAGGATTGAGAATGGTGCGTTTTAATCTCCTCTCGTCCTGGTATAGCTGGGACCTCCTGCATGTGGATGATATTCCTGAGGGTCTGCCTGAATCAGCCCCTCTCCAGAGCCCAACGCCAACACAATGtccggtgagagagacagacagacccacccccccccacaccgGGTCTCTGTACCTCTGTGCTTGTAGCGTTTCAGTTGATATTAGACAAGAGGCCAGTGTAATGTATGCCAGCTTAAATATAATGCTTAGGCAATGATTGCCGTCGTTTTGATTTGACACAACTTTACAGAGTAACTGCATGAGCAGAATTCTCAATCTGTAACCTTAGCCAAGGGGGAGATTTGTATCTGATTTATTGATCTTTTGGCCATGAGCATGATGGGGAAAACCCCAGCAGGGTAGTGTGTGTGAGATGAACAGTGGCGACTCCAGTCATGCTGGTGGGCCTCTTGTAGGGACACATTTGGAATCACATTCTGACCATTGGCCTGTATTATCAGTGATATCTGGTTTACCAAGTGATGGACAATTTAATCTCTTCCCCTTTTTATGTCTGTGGTTCTTTGTATCCACCATGGCACTGGCTATGGTCATGTGTGTGCAAATGCGTGTTTTGTCTTTTTTCatgtatttgagtgtgtgtgtgtgtgtgtgtgtgtgtgtgtgggtttgtgtccaTGTGGCCAGGAAAGTTAATGTCACACTGTTTTCCAATCGTTAATCAGCCTGCCTGATCATAGGGGCCTCTTTATCGCTGAATAACAACAGACCTGAAAGGCCAGTAGCGTGAGTGGTGGGGCCGCTACTGCGTGACTGTTTAGCTACTTTCAATACAATCCTCCGCCTCTCTGGGATTTTGGCACCTGAAAGACTTTCCCCATCAAAACCAAGGTTAAGACCACAAACGGCAGAGATAAGATAAGGAGCCGACACGAGACTTGATATCATTAACCTGCTTGGAGCTGACTGTGACTGCAGACTGCCGAGGGCCACCAACCCCAGTTCCcagacctgtcagtagtgttgtaggtcagggtcCTCTCTGTTATTAATGGAGGGTGACCGAAAGGTCTACACAGAGGCCAGGTGAAACTCATGTCAACACCATCGTTTGGAGAGGGCTTGGTTAGATAGACAGGGCCACACGGGGATGTTGGTAAAATGGTAAACACCATAGGTAAAATGGGGGGGCTGTTTAGTCAGGTGTTGACTGCTGCTCTTTTGAGTAGACGTGCAAATGGTTCATTTTAAGTAGCCTATGTTGAGAAACACAGGAGATAAATGCTAAAAGAAAGACGGCTACTCCAGTTGATTAGAGATGACCTGAATTTGATGGCTTGTAGTTGATCTGCCATGTTATGAGAAAGTATTTTCTTAGACCTATCTGTGTAGAATAAGTAGGCACACTTTATTTGTTGAAACAGGTACTACAAGGGATTTTCCCCTTCAGGTCAGTACTGGGCATTtgtttccttgttacagtctaccaGGAAAGCGTTGTGGAAAGTTGTGTCTTGACGTGCAAACCAAACCAGTTGATTGAGGAAAACATCAACCTATTGGGTTGGGAACTTTGATTCAAATTAGCGATGTGTCGTTCATGAACGAACAGCTCTATTTTCGGTGAATGTCGGGAATCGAATCCTATCTGTGAAAGAGCCGATCTTTTGGATCCCTGATTTGAATACTGCTTTTTGAGCTCCAGACTAGGGCTGTGACTGGAATTTTGGACGACAGTCATTGGTCAGCCAAGGGACCGAGGTTATCGTTATAATTGTGCGAATagcaaaaataaaaaacattctgATTCACATTTTCTCCTTTCCTTTGCTTTTGACTGCTGCTGCAAGGATGTGGGCATTGCCTAGGCAACCGAAGACTCCTTTGCTACAGCAACATGCTTGTTTTAGCAAGGAGGAACAAGGTTTaattacatttacgtcatttagcagacactcttatccagattAATTTACAGTGCAAATtacggttaagtgccttgctcaagggcacatcgacagatttgtcacctagtcggctcagggatttgaaccagcgacttTTCGGGTTACTAGCCCCAAACTCTTAACCGTtatgctacctgctgccccttcgtcacattgtagagtccatgttgcCGCCAACATTAGTAGTTGTACTGTCCGTGTTAGAGCATACAAATGCCCGCATCcggtcttcagtcagctgttcttcCACACAAAAAAAACGTTTCATTTTTAACGACTATGACCAGGGCATAAAATTCACTTTTTGGTTCACCAGCCACTGTGGCAGGTAGATTTCAAAATATACCAgccactcagatttttttttaccaggtCAAAGATATTTGGCTTTGCCTTATTTacaccaacaaaacaaaaacatggaTGAGCATGCTTTGTTTCTAAAACAATATATGTATTCCTAGTAAGAAGTAATGTGGTATGTTTCATTTCAATTGGCTATTAACCAAAATATCAGATACAAAAATGTGTTCCTGCCCTTTTAATGGCGGAAGGTTACCGTGGTAGCGCGATTTGAGTCATTTTGAGAATGACTCTGACTAGTAGCAGCTTGTCTTCTCTTCCCTAGCAGTTGAAACTCATGCATAGAAAAACAACctagcttgtgaacaaaacaaaacaatgtaaatagccaagaaacacaaggacaaagtctCACTTCAGACTTTCATTTCAGATCTATCAGACCAAATTTTATGCCGGTGTGCAGAGCTTCTAAAACAGAATATTTCACAAGGCTCTTCACGTGCGCACAGTCTGGCGGTGTTGGAGACCGAAGTGGAATAGGATTATATAGGATTCATAGTTCTTTGACTCTGTGCGACGAATTGACCAGCTATGAAACAAAACGGCAGAAACACTTTGAAAACAGCTACTGCAGCGTTTATTTTACTAGAAATGTGATCatacttttttttttcttcacaaatGTGAGTGGAATGCTCTCACTGTGGAGCTATGACCACCTGCCAATGTGGCTGGTGAAATAGACATTTTACCGCCAATGCCAGAATCTATCTGCGTTTGGCAGGTGGAGGGTGTTAATTTTAGCCCTGGTTATGATGGTACGGTAATTATGCCAGCCCTACTCCAGACAACAAAATATTTGTAGATGAGCTATAAAAACATGATCTGAAGATGGTAATTCCTCACTGCAGGAATAACCGGTAGTGAGGAGAGAGCCTCATTCTTTGAACACACAGCGTGTTAAAAATCTAGTTCTTGAATTTGAACACTCGTTTCACGAGCCGACAAAATGGTAGTCAACCTTTTTAGGCTTTACATTAGAAATGTACGGTTTTTCATACCTTTCTTTAATCAAGCACCACTGAATGAAGAGCTGTTTGTGAGCCAAATGAAGGgctctttaaaaacatttttttttaaggtgaacggagccaaaagATGCGTCTCAATTTAAAAACTTGGAATGACCATTCAAACCACAACAGAGCAAGACTTTGTGGTCATTTCACTGTGGTAAAGGCCTAAACTAGAGTTCTCACCAATTCAGTAATACATGTTTTTGTTAGCTCACTCAAtgcctcttttttttcttttctctctctctctccttacaacTGGAGACATTCCCAAATTAACTTGTATGTGACAATCTGCTTTGCTCCCAAAGGCAAAACTCTCCTTGAGTCTGTTTCTATATGCCTGGTACATGCGTCATACCAGTGACCGCCTGAATACATTTCTGTAcagctgtattgtagactaacaCAGTTTTGTTTACATTCAGGAAGCATGGCAGATTTTGAATGATAAAGCTGTCAGTCAGTTTGGAGGGAAGTGCAGTGGTTtaaaaggaaaggaaaggcaCGGGGTGGGGCTCTGTGGGGGATTCCCGAACAGTCAGAACAAGGAAATTGGACATCAGTCGCGGCTCTAAACAAAGGGCCGAAGAGCCACTATGAACAGTTGGCAAGTATTCTGCAGCACCAGGGATCTGTTCTCTTCTACCCTGCAAGCTGTTGCTCTGTCCACGCCCCCTTTATGTAGATAAGTGACACACTCACACTTTTCCAGTagccctgcctcctcttcctttcctcctcaacACAATGGGCCAGGCAGGATCCTCCCGGTTGCTATGACTCCAGGACAGTGGCTGTGTGAAATGCTAGGGCAGGCAGCAGGCTCAGTCAGCACAGCAGGCGTCACCTCTCAGTGTTAGAACAGCGGTACTTGAAGGACTACCACAGGGACACACAAGAGTTCAAAGATGAGTCCTGGGGTGGTGCTCATGGTGTATTCATGGAGATAGAGTGGCTCTTGTGTCCTTCCTATCAAACATCAAAACCGTGGACTCTTTCAACTTGAGCAGGACATCTCAGTTCATAACTTGACTTCAAAAGCGCTTTTCTGATGGGGAACAACTTCTAGTTGTTGCAGCTGTCACTCTCTGGGGCTTTCCCCTCTTAGTCTAAGGGCTCTGgctctgaagtgtgtgtgtgtatcgtgcATGTATGCGGAGAAGGACGAAGAGAGGTTCAACTTGAGAGAACACCGCAGCTGCTTCCGATCCGGTATGGGCTGCAGTCAATGAGTCTCTAACCGAATGATGGTTTTTGTAATCTTTGACATGCCGCTGGTTTCAATGGTGAGTATTATACTACTTCCATTGTGTGAAACGTCAGGGAGTCTTTCCCTTACTGTATCTCTGTTAGAATTAAAGACTTGTACATCTATTTGCCAGTTTAGACAGTAAGTCTTGAAGTCACACTAGGGTATTGCAGTTGTTGGTAGCAAAGGCTAAGCCTACTTCTCTTTGGGTTGGTGGGCATAGTGCCGGGACTTTATTTTGTACCATAATGTATTGAAACTCATTATTTCAGAAATGTCCTGCAAATGACTGATACTGTGTCATTTTTAGTTTTGGTCAAATGTTCGTTATCATGCACTAATCTAAAAACCATGTTTCTAAAACGAGAATCACATTTTTCTCACCTACCATGCTCTGTGTATCTGTTGCCAGAGCATTACCACGCTAAGCTAATAGGAATTTAGCCTCTCTAGTCTAGCCCAATGAGATACTGTCACGAgcacagagtctctctctctgtcggtccaCTTCCTGCACCTGTGTCCTTGTCCTCTTGGCTGAGATCCCCCAGAAATCCCCCTGGTCAGAGCTGGATGAGAGACCACACTGTTTGCTCCACTGAAGCACTTAAATCTAAATATAGTGGATGCTTCAGTCATTTGTTACGCTCGATCTTATCCCACTTTGATACGAAAACAGAGGAGGAAAACTTCCTCCGATATGAAGCAACAGTTTATATGACTTTGGATAGGAGGagagggttgtactgtactacaAAGATTGGTCGAAACGGGGTTCTTGCATGAaagcctttctctctctgagagggagggagggagggagagagggagggagagagggagagagggggggagagagagacccctTTCCATCTGACAGTTTGTTTACCACTGCTCAATGCCAACCAGCCTCTTTTGTGTGCATTCTCACTGCGGAGACCTTATCCTCTGCCTATGATTTGTTAGCCACCCAGAATGACTTGACAGGGAAATAGTTGTGATTGAGAGCAGTGGATAAGAAAGCAGCAGTCAATACCATGGAATTGATGTTCCTTTCTACTctgacataaactgaacacgGGTCAATGGCCTAGCGACTCCCTAGTCCCCACTAGCAGATTACACTGCACggacacactgtctctctctgatggcaaaaaaacaacaactgtatCCTCAGATACTGAGGCCCATGTTTGTTTTGGTTTCCCAGCCGGACAATGCTCGTGAATTGGATTGTATGTATGAGGCGGGAGGGCTTGCTTGCTCGCAGGGTAGCAATAGTGATGGAGCAATGCAGTGGATTGATTCCAGCCATCCGCCGGTTCTTATGGAACAGcgtcttctcccccccccccctctttctttcctctgAGGTAATTAGTGTTCCATCTCAGGAAGTGGCATTCCTTCCCTGTGGTCCTGTTTGTGTCTGAACGACAGTTAGGATGTTAGGATTGCTTTAACAGCTCTCCTGCTGATGTCATcatcactttaaaaaaaatccctctGTTTCCTGTTTATTCTCCTCGTGTATTTGACTTTTTTCCCCTCCCGTCTTTGCTCCTCTCCTTTCGCATGAGTTGCTATACTTCTTACCGCCTCttgtttctctttctgtttcgctttctctcgctcttcaTGGTGACTTCATGTAAACCCGCTCTTAACACGGGTCTCTCCTGGTTCTTGCAGGGTCAGGCACGTCGCAGGAAGAACATAACGGAGTTCCTTGGGGACGCCAGCATCCCGTCTCCGGACTCCCTGACCGCACTGAGCGGCTCTCTGCCCAGTGTGGGGGCTGGACCGGACAGCTGGAAGAACCGCGCCGCCAGCCGCTTCTCTGGCTTCTTTAGCTCCAACACTGGAGCAGGGGCCTTTGGCAAGGTGAGGGGTGAAGGCCTGGTCCGGCCCGTCAGAGGGGAAACCTTATCAGCTAGTAGAGTGAGGGAGGTGGTGTGTTTGTGCGCGCAAAGCGTGTGCGTGGTACGGGGTTCAAAGGCCATATCCACTCAGCTCCCAGTGAGATCACATCCCTCCTCTCCAAAGCCTCTGAATAGGCTCACACAGCAACCTTCCACTCAACAAATACATTAAGTAGTTGTGGTGGAAGTGACCGATAAGAACAAAGGATTAACATGTTTTGAGGAATGTCTATTCAAGACCCTACTGCGATAATAACATTCCACACAcaagaatgggaaaaaaataaGATGCAAAAATACAAAATGGCAATAATCCTTCACTTTTATCTCTTAAGCgaacaaagcacacacacacacacgtacattgtcCGCGCTCCCCTGAGGTCATACACTGCACAGCAGATGTCAGAGGGAGACCGTGTCTGTCACTCACCTGTCAGCTCCCAGGTCATCTCTATTCACCGTGGCCAATGGCCATCATCTTTAACCCTGTCAGTGGCAGGGCTGGGTGGGGGACCGCGGAGACCTGCCCCCTCTCCACAAAGCAAGGGTGAACCAGGGTCAAACAACCAAATCCTGTATCCCCTTCAGGGGACAGGTCCCCAAAGCACAGTTAGCATCTCCCGCCCCCTTACCCAGCTCCTCTATTGTCCAAGTGATCTCAATGCACTGAGCTCATTTTCATACGTACACATAAGGCTGCCCTGGCAGGACAATAGTCTGGGTAGCTGTTAAGATTGAAGAATTCAGTGGACTCTGAGGGTTATGCTTATGCAGGAGGTCAATCTGTTTTCTTTAAGACAATAATAACCTCTATCGTAAGACAGTTAAAGTCACTGTTCCTGCCTCTCCCCTTCCTAAAGTAATACTTGATTATTAATTTTTTTAACCTTTGATTTAATACTGACCTTGTGATTTCCTCTAAAGGTGCTGTACATGTGAATTACGTTCGAATGAAGCAGGAATACTTAATTTGCCCAGGAGCTGTGGTTAATGACACGTATGGGTTTTTCCCCATTCTATTAGGAGGTGGACCGCATGGAGCAGCTCCAGAATAAGCTGCAGTCGTACACTCTGTTTGGCCTTCCCAAGGTTCCTCCTCAGCTCTCCTTCCATCACGACTcctgggaggaggaagaggaggagaccagCTTCACCCTGGAGGACAGCTGGACACAGTTACTCGACAACCATGAGGTACGGTaacgggaacacacacacacgcgaataCAAGCACGCACCAAAACAAACTCACCgaaacacacactcattcactgacatacaaatacctaatacctattttttttttacttaaaaattgcactgttggttagggcctgtaactaagcatttcactgaaaggtctacacctgttgtattcagcgcacgtgacaaatcaaCTTTGATATGATCGCATGCATGTAGCTACTCCCGTATTAAGTCAAAAACTGTTCACAATCCGTTCCTGCTTTGGCCTGACAATCTCCCGCCCATCCAGTCTGGTGTTTCCCAGCAGCAGGGCGGATAACGTTTACAGCCAGCGTTGTACAGCTGTTTATTAAGGTTAATATGGAGTTGTATAAACGTTACCAGATCAATCGTGTCCGTCTCTCTTTCCTGGGCAGAACTCACACCCTTAGAGGATGGGCTCAGGCAAGATAGACCGATGTCTGTGTGTGATAAGATGCTGTGTGATTGGGGATCGGCAGTTCAGTCACACTCCAACTCAATCAGTGTTTGACTGAGCTCAgtcctgatggtgtcatttgTTTTGTGACCAGACATGTAGCAGTAAAGCTGTTACCTCATGAGTCTGTCTCGTGCCGTGTGTTATTAGACATGGCTTATGGCTTTTAccctatgagtgtgtgtgtgtgtgtgttgctactTTTATATGTTCAGACCTGTGTAAGGCTGTTAACTCATGAacgtggaggggggagggagggggggtggtggtggtggtgtgtgtgtgtgtattgtgttcttATGTGTAACTCGTGGATAGGGGAGTGTGTCGTCGTGTGTTCACATGGATGTGTATGAGGCCATTAACTCATGAGTGTGTTTTTGGTTCTGTGTGCTTCCAGACGTTGACCAGACGCCAGTTCCATCAGCAGGAGGCGATCTGGGAGCTCCTGCACACCGAGGCCACCTACATCAAGAAACTACGAGTCATCACTGACGTAAGTGCCCTTTTACAAAGTAATTGCTTCTCTCCCTTACACACGTGTACCTCCTTGATCATTTTTTGGAAGATCAACATAAGCCTCTATGTCAAGTCCAAAGGAACTACTTCAATGAATCCTGCTAAGAGTTTTAGTTTGGTTCGGTGTGCTCTCTGAGTGCCGTTAGTGGCACGTATGCAGCGAGTGTACAAAACGTGCTCTTTCCGTGACCgactgaccaggggaatccaggtgaaagccaggatCTCGTATTGATCTCACTTGagccagtgtagatgaaggggaggcgactgggttaaagaaggatttttttaAAGCCCCGAGTTGTGTTTctgtgccattcagatggtgaatgaGCAAGACCAAAGAgtttaagtgccttttgaacaggatatggtagtaggtgccaggcgcaccggtttgagtgtgtcaggctgcaacgctgctgtgttttcgggctcaacagtttcccgtgtgtatctagAATGGAtcgacatccagccaacttcacacaactgtgggaagaattggagtcaacatgggacagcatccctgtggaacgttttcgaCACCTTGTCGTCCATGCCCCATGACAAATTGAGGCTTTTCTCAGGGCAAAatgggttgcaactcaatattaggaaggtgttcctaatgtattGTACACTCAGAGTAGGTTGGCTATCTCTAGTGCAGTACTTTCCTATCAGATGTCCCATATTGCAACCTGTTCTCCcatgtcctctcttcctccagttGTTCCTGTGTGGGCTGTTGAACCTGCAGGAGAGTGGTCTGCTGACGGAGGTGGAGCCTGCGCGACTCTTCAGTAACATCCAGGACATTGTGCGTCTGCACACGGCCCTGTGGAACCAGGTGATGCTTCCTGCCCTGGAGATGGCCCGGCAGGCCAGAACCCTCCTCAACCCGACAGACCTCCACCACGGCTTCAGGACGATTGGCTCCAGGTTTAAGCCCTACATCCGCTACTGTATGGAGGAGGAGGCCAGTATGGAGTACATGAGGTCACTGCTCAGGGACAACGAGCTCTTCAGGATCTACGTCACGGTGAGTCGCAGTCCGCCTGTCCtcccgatctctctctctctgtctctctctctgtctctctctctctctgtctctctctctctgtctctctctctctctctctctgtctctctctctgtctctctctctctgtctctctctctgtctctctctctctgtgtgtgtctctcactgaTGGTGTCAAGTTAAACAACTGCCCACCAAATACCATTTACTCATCTCACAAATACAGCACAGTCAACCAATATCAGATACCACTGTTACGTTCTACATAGCACTTTTCAGTGTTGTTCATTTAAGTTCCTAGCCACATTTCCTTTAACCTCTAactcctggtctctctctcccctgcgcAGTGGGCTGAGACCCATAAGCAGTGTAACCGGCTGAAGCTGGCTGACATGCTGGCCAAGCCCCACCAGAGACTCACCAAGTATCCCCTACTGCTGAAGGCTGTTCTCAAGAAGACTGACGACTCGTCGTCCCGCGACGCCGTCGGCGGCATGGTGGCGTGGGTGGAGGGCTTCATCAACAGCGTGGACTCCCAGATGCGCCAGCGGGAGGAGCAGCAGAAGCTAGCCGCCATCTCTGGACGCATCGACTCCTACGAAGCAGTGGAGGCGAGCAGCGAGGAGTTGGAGAAGGTGGGCACTCACCACACTCAGGGCTGGCGTGCTGGGTATACCGGTGCAAGTCTACTGCTAGACGAGAATCTCTATAGAATTAGATTTTTAGTCCGGGTTGAAATTGTGTTTCTGCTTGGTGTGtaactcttcttcttcttcttgtctcTCTCCTTAGATCCTGCGTGAGTTTAACCGCTTCGACCTAATGGCTCCTATGAGAGGCACAtcaccagaggagaccagacagcTCCATTTGGAGGCGGCCCTGCGCATGAAGGAGGGCAAAGACAGCAGGGTAAGTGTCTGGCTGGGCTACTTTGTAACTGCTTTTACCTCATTATAACTGTCGCAGGCTGAGAACTACCCATGGTCATTGTGATGGAATATGTCAATGACCAGGGTGATTGGGGAGCAAATTGCTTTCATAGTATTTACTTATTTGATTTAGCCTAGTTTATTGTACTAGAATGATGACAAGTGACCTGAAATTGACCTGGAAGCAATTCCCCATCCTTCCCACAGATGGAGGTGTACTGCTTCCTGTTCACAGACCTGCTGCTCATCACCAAACCAGTGAAGAGGTTAGAGAAGGTCAAGGTGATCAGACAGCCCCTCCTCATCCACAATGTTGTCTGCAAGGAACTCAAGGACCCTGGTGAGTAGCAGCATGCCGCTACATTTAAACCGGGGTTCAgggtatttgttttctttcacatACTTCAGCTGTGCTTAATTAAGCACGTCTGGCACAGTGGAACCACTAGACAAGTCCTGAAAGGGATATTCCTTCCCACCTGGCACTGCAGACAGGCTCACGCAAATGCTTGAGAAACGCGTTTTGATTAGCTGTTCTCTCTTACTATAGGCTCCTTCATTCTCATCTACCTCAATGAGTTCAAGAGCGCGGTGGCAGCCTACACTTTCCAGGCCAACAGCGCCGCCCAGGGGCGAAGCTGGGTTGACGCCATCTGCAACGTTCAGAACCAGCTCCAGAGAATGCGGACTGAGGAGGTTCTCAGGCAGCAGGTCACCCTACAGCGCCGTCTAtgcggagaggaagaggaggaggaaaacaaGAGCAGCAACTCCACTTCCAGCTCCCCCTGCATGAGGAACAAAGATCAGCAGGGACCAAGGTACAAACCCAAACAACGACTGAGACATCGTAGAGCTTCATTCTTCTATAAGGACACTGTAGATGTTGATCGGATCTGTGCAAAGATTATTTAATGTAAACATGATCATTTATTGTTAGTGTTTTATATTACTAGAACCATTCTCATCAGTCTAACATTTTGGTCTCTTTCTCTTCCAGTCATTCGGATTGCTCCACAGAGACCCTGTCAGTCATGGACATAGGAGAGGATTCAGGGGAGCACCAAAACCCCTCAGCCACAAGCATAGACTCAGGAGGACCCTTAGAGAAGAGCCTAGACTCGGGCACAGTTACCCCACCTACTGGGCCTGAGCCCCTGCACTGCAACCCTGCCAGCCCCCAGGACAATCTCGCCGACCGGGACCCTGAGCCAGAGCAGGAGGGCGttatggagggaggggaggttgaGCTGGAGCCTCAGTGTCGCTCTCTGTCCATGGACAGTGCCTACGGTACCCTCTCCCCAGAGTCCCTACTGAGAGAGCTAGACCTGCAGACACGACCAGGCCAGAGCaagggagaggagactgaagaggagggagggatagagggacacgaggtgggggtggaggtggaaATGGAGAGCGAAAAGGTGGTAATGAAACTGATGGATGAGGAagtggagaaggaagaggaggattcAACCTCTGTTCGTTCCCAGC is part of the Oncorhynchus masou masou isolate Uvic2021 chromosome 33, UVic_Omas_1.1, whole genome shotgun sequence genome and harbors:
- the LOC135528381 gene encoding pleckstrin homology domain-containing family G member 5-like isoform X1, yielding MVPSKWTMNSVLQHKSPQRSWLGLRLRLNEKPVQEEDWVVCQHPECPDRRQASKVCHHPECLDLNNKRPLHLCESCDSRCHPEDTENMHFDRHPRFDLQTQGSILARNVSTRSCPPRTSPPSDLEEEDEGANDRGERKAGGLKLVKKKPRRRHTDDPSKECFSLKFDLNVDIDTEIVPAVKKKTLREVLGPVFERKGIELSRVDLFLDQSNTPLSLNFEAYRFGGHYLKVKARPGDELKVEQGVKDLRSLSLPNMKPSLGEQSPYILTLCSERVEHGSLGRKESNVDLLVSAASTGQARRRKNITEFLGDASIPSPDSLTALSGSLPSVGAGPDSWKNRAASRFSGFFSSNTGAGAFGKEVDRMEQLQNKLQSYTLFGLPKVPPQLSFHHDSWEEEEEETSFTLEDSWTQLLDNHETLTRRQFHQQEAIWELLHTEATYIKKLRVITDLFLCGLLNLQESGLLTEVEPARLFSNIQDIVRLHTALWNQVMLPALEMARQARTLLNPTDLHHGFRTIGSRFKPYIRYCMEEEASMEYMRSLLRDNELFRIYVTWAETHKQCNRLKLADMLAKPHQRLTKYPLLLKAVLKKTDDSSSRDAVGGMVAWVEGFINSVDSQMRQREEQQKLAAISGRIDSYEAVEASSEELEKILREFNRFDLMAPMRGTSPEETRQLHLEAALRMKEGKDSRMEVYCFLFTDLLLITKPVKRLEKVKVIRQPLLIHNVVCKELKDPGSFILIYLNEFKSAVAAYTFQANSAAQGRSWVDAICNVQNQLQRMRTEEVLRQQVTLQRRLCGEEEEEENKSSNSTSSSPCMRNKDQQGPSHSDCSTETLSVMDIGEDSGEHQNPSATSIDSGGPLEKSLDSGTVTPPTGPEPLHCNPASPQDNLADRDPEPEQEGVMEGGEVELEPQCRSLSMDSAYGTLSPESLLRELDLQTRPGQSKGEETEEEGGIEGHEVGVEVEMESEKVVMKLMDEEVEKEEEDSTSVRSQLSVVQSLKPRRRPPVTARLRCLQSLNIKSLSEDNLLRRFRDSAPVSRIQTHSLTAQDQSEHRSERAECLVHSKSLSAQDLTGLFKTDQDSEPEYEDFLSMSMPSGKLCDTLRKAEARQVQRALAAAEACEGSNSQADCSSSDGETVVAPSGGHGGKCSESFTAGCPEKQSSPKRRKTHQHKKLTLAQLYRIRTTLVLNSTLTASEV